A stretch of Allostreptomyces psammosilenae DNA encodes these proteins:
- a CDS encoding PPOX class F420-dependent oxidoreductase — protein MHTMSDEEWRAFVTRDVHTGKFTTVGPDGAPHITPVWYVFDGEDFLFTAGGRTAKVRNVRRDPRGAICVDDENPPFAYVEVRGDVTLSEDLDELVEVATRAGARYAGEERAEEFGRRNGVPGEVVVRLHPTKVIAYGGILD, from the coding sequence ATGCACACCATGTCGGACGAGGAGTGGCGCGCGTTCGTCACGCGTGACGTCCACACCGGGAAGTTCACCACGGTCGGGCCCGACGGCGCCCCCCACATCACTCCCGTCTGGTACGTCTTCGACGGCGAGGACTTCCTGTTCACCGCGGGCGGCAGGACGGCGAAGGTGCGCAACGTGCGCCGCGATCCGCGCGGGGCCATCTGCGTCGACGACGAGAACCCGCCGTTCGCCTACGTCGAGGTGCGCGGCGACGTGACGCTGAGCGAGGACCTCGACGAACTCGTCGAGGTCGCCACCCGCGCCGGGGCGCGGTACGCGGGCGAGGAGCGGGCGGAGGAGTTCGGCAGGCGCAACGGCGTACCCGGCGAGGTCGTCGTCCGCCTCCACCCGACGAAGGTCATCGCCTACGGCGGCATCCTCGACTAG
- a CDS encoding SfnB family sulfur acquisition oxidoreductase — MAAHVIADDAEALAVAAALAEEFRAGARARDAERRLPREEVDRLSRSGLLAVTVPTEHGGADVRQETLAEIFRLLASADASLAQIPQSHFVYVNVIRRQGTGQQRRFFFAELLAGRRFGNAQSEAGTRHVQDIRTRLEPRADGSYLLTGVKHYSTGALFADWIPVLARARDDDLHVAYVPRDAPGLTVIDDWDGMGQRTTASGTVRLDGVPVPADRVLPHHLTFRGPQLHGATAQLLHAAIDAGIAGGALAEAAAFVRTTSRPWFESGVETAAEDPLLIQRFGELALRVRSAEALLREAARAVDAAQADLTDDSAAEASIAVAAAKVQAAQAAVEVADALFEVSGTRSALNSLNLHRYWRDARTHTLHDPSRWKVQHIGRYVLNGTRPPRHGLL, encoded by the coding sequence GTGGCCGCGCACGTGATCGCCGACGACGCGGAGGCCCTGGCCGTCGCCGCCGCGCTGGCCGAGGAGTTCCGGGCCGGCGCCCGCGCGCGGGACGCCGAGCGCCGGCTGCCGCGCGAGGAGGTGGACCGGCTGTCCCGCTCCGGGCTGCTCGCCGTCACCGTGCCCACCGAGCACGGCGGCGCCGACGTCCGCCAGGAGACCCTCGCGGAGATCTTCCGGCTGCTCGCCTCCGCCGACGCGAGCCTCGCCCAGATCCCGCAGAGCCACTTCGTGTACGTCAACGTGATCCGCCGTCAGGGCACCGGTCAGCAGCGGAGGTTCTTCTTCGCCGAACTGCTCGCCGGCCGCCGCTTCGGCAACGCCCAGTCGGAGGCCGGCACCCGGCACGTCCAGGACATCCGCACCCGGCTGGAGCCGCGGGCCGACGGCTCCTACCTCCTGACCGGTGTGAAGCACTACTCCACCGGAGCCCTGTTCGCCGACTGGATCCCGGTTCTCGCCCGCGCCCGGGACGACGACCTGCACGTCGCGTACGTGCCGCGCGACGCGCCCGGCCTCACCGTGATCGACGACTGGGACGGCATGGGCCAGCGGACGACCGCCAGCGGCACCGTCCGCCTGGACGGGGTCCCGGTGCCCGCCGACCGGGTGCTCCCGCACCACCTCACCTTCCGGGGCCCGCAACTGCACGGAGCCACGGCCCAGTTGCTGCACGCCGCCATCGACGCCGGCATCGCCGGGGGCGCCCTGGCGGAGGCCGCCGCGTTCGTGCGGACCACGAGCCGTCCCTGGTTCGAGAGCGGCGTGGAGACCGCCGCCGAGGACCCGCTGCTGATCCAGCGGTTCGGCGAACTGGCCCTGCGGGTGCGGTCCGCCGAGGCGCTGCTGCGGGAGGCCGCCCGCGCGGTGGACGCCGCACAGGCCGACCTCACCGACGACTCGGCGGCCGAGGCGTCCATCGCGGTCGCCGCGGCCAAGGTGCAGGCGGCGCAGGCGGCCGTGGAGGTGGCGGACGCCCTGTTCGAGGTGTCCGGCACCCGCTCGGCACTGAACTCCCTCAACCTGCACCGGTACTGGCGGGACGCCCGCACCCACACCCTGCACGACCCGTCCCGCTGGAAGGTCCAGCACATCGGCCGCTACGTGCTCAACGGCACGCGGCCACCCCGGCACGGCCTGCTCTAG
- a CDS encoding NmrA family NAD(P)-binding protein — MTIVVTTPTGHVGSRVVRLLLQAGVRPRVLLRDPARLEPDVRARVDARRGDLTDAGFVREAMAGATSAFLVDPTPHTVEDPVGVSRRTGAGLAAAVREAGVRRVVFLSSVGAELRHGAGHIDGLGAIEEQLDATGADVLHLRCGYFFTNLLASLDGLAAGELTTSDAPDRALPWVDPRDIGDVVAARLLGGTWQGRAVQGVHGPEDLSWRRVAEILTVALGRDIRLRVVSDDDVRAALAAAGLPPGAVAGIVGMTAGTRALTPEQPRDAVTTTPSTLAGWAHAHLRPLLAAPAG, encoded by the coding sequence ATGACCATCGTCGTCACCACACCCACCGGCCACGTCGGGTCGCGGGTGGTCCGGCTGCTGCTCCAGGCCGGCGTCCGTCCCCGCGTCCTGCTGCGCGATCCGGCGCGGCTGGAGCCGGACGTCCGCGCGCGGGTGGACGCCCGCCGCGGCGACCTCACCGACGCCGGCTTCGTCCGCGAGGCGATGGCGGGCGCCACCTCGGCCTTCCTGGTGGACCCGACGCCGCACACCGTCGAGGATCCGGTGGGTGTCTCGCGCCGCACCGGCGCCGGGCTGGCCGCGGCGGTGCGGGAGGCCGGCGTGCGGCGCGTGGTGTTCCTCAGCAGCGTCGGGGCGGAGCTGCGGCACGGTGCCGGCCACATCGACGGCCTGGGCGCCATCGAGGAGCAGCTCGACGCCACCGGCGCCGACGTGCTGCACCTGCGCTGCGGCTACTTCTTCACCAACCTGCTGGCGTCCCTCGACGGCCTGGCCGCCGGCGAGCTGACCACCTCCGACGCCCCGGACCGGGCCCTGCCGTGGGTCGACCCCCGGGACATCGGTGACGTCGTCGCCGCCCGGCTGCTGGGCGGCACGTGGCAGGGCCGCGCCGTGCAGGGGGTGCACGGCCCGGAGGACCTGTCGTGGCGGCGGGTCGCGGAGATCCTGACGGTCGCGCTGGGCCGCGACATCCGGCTGCGCGTGGTGTCCGACGACGACGTGCGCGCGGCTCTGGCCGCGGCGGGTCTGCCGCCGGGCGCGGTCGCCGGCATCGTCGGCATGACCGCGGGCACCCGCGCGCTCACGCCCGAGCAGCCGCGGGACGCGGTCACCACCACTCCCAGCACCCTGGCGGGCTGGGCCCACGCGCACCTGCGTCCCCTGCTGGCCGCACCCGCGGGCTGA
- a CDS encoding SDR family oxidoreductase, with translation MGALAGRTALVTGASRGIGRAIAARLAAEEAVVVVHFGTDEHGAAETVAEVRRAGGTALAVRAELGVDGDVETLFAGVEAGLAGRPLDILVNNAAAAPAGPIGATTRAEFDHLFAVNVRAPYFIVEHALPLLRDGGRIITISSVATRMANPAQTSFAMTKAAVETMSRTLANQLGSRGITVNAVAPGATRTPANGAVFDAPGLVEHIVGATALDRLGGPDDVADVVAFLASDAARWITGQVIDASGGLFLGPRV, from the coding sequence ATGGGCGCTCTGGCCGGCAGGACGGCTCTGGTGACGGGTGCGTCGCGCGGCATCGGGCGGGCGATCGCGGCCCGGCTGGCGGCGGAGGAAGCGGTGGTCGTCGTGCACTTCGGCACGGACGAGCACGGGGCGGCGGAGACGGTCGCGGAGGTACGACGCGCCGGTGGGACGGCCCTCGCCGTCCGGGCCGAACTCGGCGTGGACGGCGACGTGGAGACGCTCTTCGCCGGTGTCGAGGCCGGCTTGGCCGGTCGGCCGCTCGACATCCTGGTCAACAACGCGGCGGCCGCGCCGGCCGGCCCGATCGGCGCGACCACCCGGGCGGAGTTCGACCACCTGTTCGCGGTGAACGTGCGGGCGCCGTACTTCATCGTCGAGCACGCGCTGCCGCTGCTGCGCGACGGCGGCCGGATCATCACCATCTCGTCGGTGGCGACCCGGATGGCCAACCCGGCCCAGACGTCCTTCGCCATGACGAAGGCCGCCGTCGAGACGATGAGCAGAACCCTGGCCAACCAACTCGGGTCCCGGGGCATCACGGTGAACGCGGTCGCTCCCGGAGCCACCAGGACCCCCGCCAACGGAGCCGTCTTCGACGCGCCGGGCCTCGTCGAACACATCGTCGGCGCGACGGCGCTCGACCGACTGGGCGGACCTGACGACGTCGCCGACGTGGTCGCCTTCCTCGCCTCCGACGCCGCCCGCTGGATCACCGGCCAGGTCATCGACGCGAGCGGTGGCCTTTTCCTCGGCCCACGCGTCTGA
- a CDS encoding acyl-CoA dehydrogenase family protein gives MSTATPADWTTRPAPRTAEEWIARATEVAAVLAADAAARDRAGATPYAEVRLLKDSGLVTLLGPVEHGGGGQDWTTAYRVVREVAKADGSIGQLLGYHYLWNWAARLVGTREQWEHVEAEAARNRWFFGGAVNPRDKDVTVTEDGDSLVFTGHKTFSTGSKVSDVTVLEGVLEGTDQHVFAIVPSDSPGLTFHDDWDNIGQRLTESGSVTLDGVRTPWSSAAGYVDKRFQPRVYNTLNVPTIQLVFVNFYLGIAGGALETAATYTRTRTRPWLHGGYERAVDEPYVIDTYGDLTAKLWAVEALADAVAAEGQKLHDDPDAVTERARGEFEVRVAAAKARATDVALEVASRVFEVTGARSTTTAEGLDRFWRNVRTHTLHDPVAYKRREVGRWVLEAELPQPTWYS, from the coding sequence ATGAGCACCGCCACCCCCGCCGACTGGACCACCCGCCCCGCGCCGCGGACCGCCGAGGAGTGGATCGCCCGGGCCACCGAGGTCGCCGCCGTCCTCGCCGCCGACGCCGCGGCACGCGACCGCGCCGGAGCCACCCCGTACGCCGAGGTGCGGCTGCTGAAGGACTCCGGCCTGGTCACCCTGCTCGGCCCCGTCGAGCACGGCGGCGGAGGCCAGGACTGGACCACCGCCTACCGCGTCGTCCGCGAGGTCGCCAAGGCCGACGGCTCCATCGGCCAGCTCCTCGGCTACCACTACCTGTGGAACTGGGCCGCGCGCCTGGTCGGCACCCGGGAGCAGTGGGAGCACGTCGAGGCCGAGGCCGCGCGCAACCGCTGGTTCTTCGGCGGCGCCGTCAACCCGCGCGACAAGGACGTGACCGTCACCGAGGACGGCGACTCCCTCGTCTTCACCGGCCACAAGACCTTCTCCACCGGCAGCAAGGTCTCGGACGTCACCGTCCTGGAAGGCGTCCTCGAAGGCACCGACCAGCACGTCTTCGCGATCGTGCCCTCCGACAGCCCCGGCCTGACCTTCCACGACGACTGGGACAACATCGGCCAGCGGCTCACCGAGAGCGGCAGCGTCACCCTCGACGGCGTCCGCACCCCGTGGTCCTCCGCGGCCGGCTACGTCGACAAGCGGTTCCAGCCGCGGGTCTACAACACCCTCAACGTCCCCACCATCCAACTGGTCTTCGTCAACTTCTACCTCGGCATCGCCGGCGGCGCCCTGGAGACGGCGGCGACCTACACCCGCACCCGGACGCGGCCCTGGCTGCACGGCGGGTACGAGCGGGCGGTCGACGAGCCCTACGTCATCGACACCTACGGCGACCTCACCGCGAAGCTGTGGGCCGTCGAGGCGCTCGCCGACGCGGTCGCCGCCGAGGGCCAGAAGCTGCACGACGACCCGGACGCGGTCACCGAGCGGGCCCGCGGAGAGTTCGAGGTGCGGGTGGCCGCGGCCAAGGCCCGCGCCACCGACGTCGCCCTGGAGGTCGCCAGCCGCGTCTTCGAGGTGACCGGGGCCCGCTCCACGACCACCGCCGAGGGGCTGGACCGCTTCTGGCGCAACGTCCGCACCCACACCCTGCACGACCCGGTCGCCTACAAGCGCCGCGAGGTCGGCCGGTGGGTCCTCGAAGCCGAACTCCCCCAGCCCACCTGGTACTCCTGA
- a CDS encoding MerR family transcriptional regulator: MRIGELSTRTGVSRRSLRYYEDQGLLVSSRSPSGQRHYDDEHVERVRLIQAFLAAGMSTSTIAAMVPCMAKPSRGGAHRALEIMGRERARLSSAIDDLAAARSALDHLIEVNREYLAQSTGAEP; this comes from the coding sequence GTGCGAATCGGTGAACTGTCCACCCGGACAGGAGTCAGTCGTCGATCGCTGCGCTACTACGAGGACCAGGGATTGCTCGTCAGCTCGCGCTCCCCCAGCGGGCAGCGTCACTACGACGACGAACACGTCGAGCGGGTCCGGCTCATACAGGCGTTCCTGGCCGCGGGCATGTCCACCAGTACCATCGCCGCAATGGTCCCCTGCATGGCGAAGCCCAGCAGGGGCGGGGCTCACCGGGCCCTGGAGATCATGGGTCGCGAACGAGCCCGGCTGTCGTCCGCCATCGACGACCTCGCCGCCGCCAGGTCCGCCCTCGACCACCTCATCGAGGTCAACCGGGAGTACCTGGCGCAGTCGACCGGAGCCGAACCGTAG
- the sfnG gene encoding dimethylsulfone monooxygenase SfnG yields MPAAPVKFAYWVPNVSGGLVTSRIEQRTHWDYDYNRELAVLAEDNGFEYALSQVRYMASYGAEYQHESTSFSLALLLATRRLKVIAAVHPGLWHPGVLAKLGATADHLSGGRFAVNVVSGWFKGEFTALGEPWLEHDERYRRSEEFIRALRKIWTEDHAELAGDFYRLRDFSLKPKPLSTPERPHPEIFQGGNSTAAWAMAGRVSDWYFSNGRDFDGVVEQINDVHASARRAGRRPPRFGLNGFLIARDTEAEARATLREIIAKADTEAVEGFGAAVKQAGQSTADATGMWQDSTFEDLVQYNDGFRTGLIGTPEQIAERIVAYKQRGVDLFLLGFLHYHEEVEYFGRRVLPLVRELEAHLPDAGAPSAPAHA; encoded by the coding sequence ATGCCCGCAGCACCCGTCAAATTCGCCTACTGGGTCCCCAACGTCAGCGGCGGACTCGTCACCAGCAGGATCGAGCAGCGCACCCACTGGGACTACGACTACAACCGCGAACTGGCCGTCCTCGCCGAGGACAACGGCTTCGAGTACGCGCTGAGCCAGGTGCGCTACATGGCCAGCTACGGCGCCGAGTACCAGCACGAGTCGACCAGCTTCAGCCTCGCCCTGCTGCTCGCCACCCGACGCCTGAAGGTCATCGCCGCCGTCCACCCCGGCCTGTGGCACCCGGGCGTCCTCGCCAAGCTCGGTGCCACCGCGGACCACCTGTCGGGCGGCCGGTTCGCCGTCAACGTCGTCAGCGGCTGGTTCAAGGGGGAGTTCACCGCCCTCGGCGAGCCGTGGCTGGAGCACGACGAGCGCTACCGCCGCTCCGAGGAGTTCATCCGCGCCCTGCGGAAGATCTGGACCGAGGACCACGCCGAACTGGCCGGCGACTTCTACCGGTTGCGCGACTTCTCCCTCAAGCCCAAGCCCCTCAGCACCCCGGAGCGCCCGCACCCGGAGATCTTCCAGGGCGGCAACTCCACGGCCGCGTGGGCCATGGCGGGCCGCGTCTCCGACTGGTACTTCTCCAACGGCAGGGACTTCGACGGGGTCGTCGAACAGATCAACGACGTCCACGCCTCCGCCCGCCGGGCCGGGCGCAGGCCGCCGAGGTTCGGCCTCAACGGCTTCCTGATCGCCCGGGACACCGAGGCGGAGGCCCGCGCCACCCTGCGCGAGATCATCGCCAAGGCCGACACCGAGGCCGTCGAGGGCTTCGGCGCCGCCGTGAAGCAGGCCGGGCAGTCCACCGCCGACGCCACCGGCATGTGGCAGGACTCCACCTTCGAGGACCTCGTCCAGTACAACGACGGCTTCCGCACCGGGCTCATCGGCACCCCGGAGCAGATCGCCGAACGGATCGTCGCCTACAAGCAGCGGGGCGTCGACCTCTTCCTCCTCGGCTTCCTGCACTACCACGAGGAAGTGGAGTACTTCGGCCGCCGGGTGCTGCCCCTGGTGCGCGAGCTGGAGGCCCACCTCCCCGACGCCGGGGCCCCGTCCGCCCCCGCCCACGCCTGA
- a CDS encoding TetR/AcrR family transcriptional regulator, with protein sequence MSERKPTLRERQQSETRRAIQAHAVRLFTDRGYDAVTVAEVARAAGVSAMTVYRHFPTKEDLVLVDQPAELIAERVAASSAAQPLVRRVGGALVDAATALTGGEGNRPAAAERFLLDCLRLMVSTPALRARHLDRQYALQQAIIDALGDDVTDPDAAFRAQAATSACLAAMHTALTRWADDDGRTKLPELIARALAATFGDDTVAAGLSGAASSPR encoded by the coding sequence ATGAGCGAGCGGAAACCGACCCTGCGGGAGCGACAGCAGTCCGAGACGCGGCGGGCGATCCAGGCGCACGCGGTGCGGCTGTTCACCGACCGCGGCTACGACGCGGTGACGGTGGCCGAGGTCGCCCGGGCCGCCGGGGTCTCGGCGATGACCGTGTACCGGCACTTCCCCACCAAGGAGGACCTCGTCCTCGTCGACCAGCCGGCCGAGCTCATCGCCGAGCGGGTCGCCGCGTCGTCCGCGGCGCAGCCCCTGGTGCGCCGCGTCGGCGGCGCACTCGTCGACGCGGCCACCGCGCTGACCGGCGGCGAAGGGAACAGACCGGCGGCGGCCGAGCGGTTCCTGCTGGACTGCCTCCGGCTCATGGTCTCCACGCCCGCGCTGCGGGCCAGGCACCTGGACCGCCAGTACGCCCTGCAGCAGGCCATCATCGACGCCCTCGGGGACGACGTGACCGATCCCGACGCCGCCTTCCGGGCCCAGGCGGCGACCAGCGCCTGCCTGGCCGCCATGCACACGGCGCTGACCCGCTGGGCCGACGACGACGGGAGGACGAAGCTGCCCGAGCTGATCGCGCGGGCGCTCGCCGCGACCTTCGGCGACGACACCGTCGCCGCCGGACTCAGCGGAGCAGCGTCTTCTCCTCGGTGA
- a CDS encoding LLM class flavin-dependent oxidoreductase, with translation MTLTFHWFLPTNGDSRHVVGGGHGTPATASGRDRPPTVAYLSQIARAAEDLGFVGALTPTGAWCEDAWLTTAMVSQHTEHLKFLVAFRPGFVSPTLAAQMASTFQRQTGGRLLLNVVTGGESHEQRAYGDFLDKDARYRRTGEFLRIVRELWQGGTVDLRGEHLRVEDAALARVPEPVPAVYFGGSSPIAGEVAARHADVYLTWGEPPAQVAEKLAWIRSLAAREGRAPRFGIRLHVITRDTSEQAWTEANRLLDGFAPETVASVQAGLARSESEGQRRMLALHGGGNRDALEIHPNLWAGIGLVRGGAGTALVGSHDEVAERIREYHALGIDEFVLSGYPHLEEAYWFGEGVLPRLAAQGLWRHPLGKETALSAQVPFAS, from the coding sequence GTGACGCTCACCTTCCACTGGTTCCTGCCCACCAACGGCGACAGCCGCCACGTGGTCGGCGGCGGCCACGGCACCCCGGCCACCGCCTCCGGGCGGGACCGGCCGCCGACCGTCGCCTACCTGAGCCAGATCGCCCGCGCCGCCGAGGACCTCGGCTTCGTCGGCGCCCTCACCCCCACCGGCGCCTGGTGCGAGGACGCGTGGCTGACCACGGCGATGGTCAGCCAGCACACGGAACACCTGAAGTTCCTGGTCGCCTTCCGCCCCGGCTTCGTCTCGCCCACGCTCGCCGCGCAGATGGCCTCCACCTTCCAGCGGCAGACCGGGGGTCGGCTCCTGCTGAACGTCGTCACCGGCGGCGAGAGCCACGAGCAGCGCGCCTACGGCGACTTCCTCGACAAGGACGCCCGGTACCGCCGCACCGGCGAGTTCCTGCGGATCGTCCGCGAGCTGTGGCAGGGCGGGACCGTCGACCTGCGCGGCGAGCACCTCAGGGTGGAGGACGCGGCGCTCGCCCGGGTGCCCGAGCCCGTCCCCGCCGTGTACTTCGGCGGCTCCTCGCCGATCGCCGGAGAGGTCGCCGCGCGCCACGCCGACGTCTACCTCACCTGGGGCGAGCCCCCCGCGCAGGTCGCCGAGAAGCTCGCCTGGATCCGCTCCCTGGCGGCCCGGGAGGGGCGCGCCCCGCGCTTCGGCATCCGCCTGCACGTCATCACCCGCGACACCTCGGAGCAGGCCTGGACCGAGGCGAACCGGCTCCTCGACGGCTTCGCCCCGGAGACCGTGGCGTCCGTGCAGGCCGGACTGGCCCGCAGCGAGTCCGAGGGGCAGCGGCGGATGCTCGCCCTGCACGGCGGCGGCAACCGCGACGCCCTGGAGATCCACCCCAACCTGTGGGCCGGCATCGGCCTGGTGCGGGGCGGCGCGGGCACCGCGCTGGTCGGCAGCCACGACGAGGTCGCCGAGCGGATCCGGGAGTACCACGCCCTCGGCATCGACGAGTTCGTCCTCTCCGGCTACCCCCACCTGGAGGAGGCCTACTGGTTCGGGGAGGGCGTGCTGCCGCGGCTTGCCGCGCAGGGACTGTGGCGGCACCCCCTCGGCAAGGAGACCGCCCTGTCCGCCCAGGTGCCCTTCGCGAGCTGA
- a CDS encoding MmcQ/YjbR family DNA-binding protein yields the protein MTITGKRLQEVARNTANRLPGVGNGRPFAEKLDVYKVAGKVFLIVTDDPDEQIITVKVEPDHARSLRQEHESIAAGRYLDKRHWVSVSAGRDITAGEVKDLVAHSYDLVLESVPRNRRPQGKG from the coding sequence ATGACGATCACCGGGAAGCGGCTCCAGGAGGTCGCACGCAACACCGCGAACCGGCTGCCCGGCGTCGGCAACGGACGCCCGTTCGCCGAGAAGCTGGACGTCTACAAGGTGGCGGGGAAGGTCTTCCTGATCGTCACGGACGATCCCGACGAGCAGATCATCACCGTCAAGGTCGAGCCCGACCACGCGCGGTCCCTGCGGCAGGAGCACGAGTCCATCGCCGCGGGCCGGTACCTCGACAAACGGCACTGGGTCTCCGTGAGCGCGGGCCGGGACATCACGGCGGGAGAGGTGAAGGACCTCGTCGCCCACTCCTACGACCTCGTCCTGGAATCGGTGCCGCGCAACCGCCGGCCCCAGGGAAAGGGTTGA
- a CDS encoding helix-turn-helix transcriptional regulator, with product MDHPSARTLELLSLLAAGTPRTGADLAARLGVSPRTLRRDVERLRRLGYRVESAPGTGGSYRLPAGQGMPPLLLSEEEAVATAVGLRHAAAAYGASPAGPADTALRKLGEALPARLRGPIEALLAATEVPPTPGPADHLDTVERLAEATHLRSRVRFRYTTRDGEAGERRAEPHRLLLLAHHWYLLAHHWYLLAWDEDRADWRSFRADRITGLRVPGTTFPPRPVPEQSAWPFPRPSEPKAAALFLAPAGAVARRLTARAGTLEPAGADRCRYTTGTDDWDWLAGALAAVGLPYRVEGPPELARATRDLAARAATAAGG from the coding sequence ATGGATCACCCGAGCGCCCGCACGCTGGAGCTGCTGTCCCTGCTGGCCGCGGGGACCCCGCGGACCGGGGCGGACCTCGCGGCCCGGCTCGGGGTCTCGCCGCGCACCCTGCGCAGGGACGTGGAGCGCCTGCGGCGCCTCGGCTACCGGGTGGAGTCCGCCCCCGGCACCGGCGGCAGCTACCGGCTGCCCGCCGGGCAGGGCATGCCGCCGCTGCTGCTGTCCGAGGAGGAGGCGGTGGCCACGGCCGTGGGGCTGCGGCACGCCGCCGCCGCCTACGGGGCGAGCCCGGCCGGTCCGGCCGACACCGCCCTGCGCAAGCTGGGCGAGGCGCTGCCCGCCCGGCTGCGCGGCCCGATCGAGGCGCTGCTGGCGGCCACCGAGGTACCGCCCACGCCGGGCCCGGCGGACCACCTCGACACCGTGGAACGGCTGGCGGAGGCCACCCACCTGCGGTCCCGCGTGCGCTTCCGCTACACCACACGGGACGGCGAGGCCGGCGAGCGCCGGGCGGAGCCGCACCGCCTGCTCCTGCTGGCGCACCACTGGTACCTGCTGGCGCACCACTGGTACCTGCTGGCGTGGGACGAGGACCGCGCGGACTGGCGCAGCTTCCGGGCGGACCGGATCACCGGGCTACGGGTGCCGGGCACGACCTTCCCGCCGCGCCCCGTGCCCGAGCAGTCCGCCTGGCCCTTCCCCCGCCCGTCCGAGCCGAAGGCGGCGGCGCTGTTCCTGGCGCCCGCCGGGGCGGTGGCGCGGCGGCTGACCGCACGGGCGGGAACGCTGGAGCCGGCCGGCGCGGACCGCTGCCGGTACACCACCGGCACGGACGACTGGGACTGGCTGGCGGGCGCCCTCGCCGCGGTGGGCCTGCCCTACCGCGTCGAAGGCCCCCCGGAACTCGCGCGCGCCACCCGGGACCTGGCCGCGCGCGCCGCGACGGCGGCCGGCGGCTGA
- a CDS encoding TetR/AcrR family transcriptional regulator — MTTLWDRSRQVAIRVILDTAVRLFVEQGYERTTIAQIAREAGISQRSLFRYFGTKEDLVCGDQEALGELLKRTVEQQPAEVSAWDALRVGFEAVLTANHTRERALELSRLIFDTPSLHARYIEKRLRWQEELVPVVRARLTAGPDPAPHLRAKAIVVTVLACMDAATELWVREGGRPDPADLYDQCLAAVRGHGGGPTTSRQRL; from the coding sequence ATGACGACGTTGTGGGACCGGTCGCGGCAGGTCGCCATCCGGGTGATCCTGGACACGGCCGTCCGTCTGTTCGTCGAGCAGGGCTACGAGCGGACGACGATCGCGCAGATCGCGCGGGAGGCGGGGATCTCGCAGCGCTCCCTGTTCCGCTACTTCGGCACCAAGGAGGACCTGGTCTGCGGCGACCAGGAGGCGCTGGGCGAGCTGCTGAAGCGGACCGTGGAGCAGCAGCCGGCCGAGGTGTCCGCCTGGGACGCCCTGCGTGTCGGGTTCGAGGCCGTCCTGACCGCCAACCACACCCGGGAGCGGGCGCTGGAGCTGTCCCGCCTCATTTTCGACACCCCCTCGCTGCACGCGCGCTACATCGAGAAGCGGCTGCGCTGGCAGGAGGAACTGGTCCCGGTCGTCCGGGCGCGGCTGACCGCCGGCCCCGACCCGGCCCCTCACCTGCGCGCCAAGGCGATCGTCGTGACGGTCCTCGCCTGCATGGACGCGGCGACCGAACTGTGGGTCAGGGAAGGCGGACGACCCGACCCCGCAGACCTCTACGACCAGTGCCTCGCCGCGGTGCGGGGCCACGGCGGAGGCCCGACGACCTCCCGCCAGCGGTTGTGA
- a CDS encoding EthD domain-containing protein, which produces MIKLAFMINRIDGMSFERFVEYHRDRHGPLFASIPEARRYVRKYTVSHPVPAENYPGPAYDGLTEIWFENWEDHDAFFSSENYRKLVNPDEAKFIDMSTVAVMVTEEKTLLR; this is translated from the coding sequence ATGATCAAGCTCGCCTTCATGATCAACCGTATCGACGGCATGTCCTTCGAGCGGTTCGTCGAGTACCACCGGGACCGGCACGGTCCGCTGTTCGCCTCCATCCCGGAGGCGCGGCGCTACGTGCGGAAGTACACCGTGTCCCACCCGGTGCCCGCCGAGAACTACCCGGGCCCCGCCTACGACGGCCTGACGGAGATCTGGTTCGAGAACTGGGAGGACCACGACGCCTTCTTCTCCTCCGAGAACTACCGGAAGCTGGTCAACCCGGACGAAGCGAAGTTCATCGACATGAGCACCGTGGCCGTCATGGTCACCGAGGAGAAGACGCTGCTCCGCTGA